The following proteins are co-located in the Myroides profundi genome:
- a CDS encoding YqaE/Pmp3 family membrane protein: MSLGRVLLSIFLPPLAVLDKGCGSILIVTLLTIAGWVPGVIAALVILNNPKYNK, encoded by the coding sequence ATGAGTTTAGGAAGAGTATTATTATCTATTTTTTTACCACCTTTAGCCGTTTTAGACAAAGGATGTGGATCTATTTTGATTGTGACACTATTGACTATCGCAGGTTGGGTACCAGGGGTTATTGCGGCATTAGTCATACTAAATAATCCTAAATACAATAAATAA
- the lysS gene encoding lysine--tRNA ligase: protein MQLSEQEIIRREKLSKLQELGVNPYPANLFPVDHTSKEIKNDFEEGKKVIVAGRLMSSRIQGKASFATIQDSEGKIQLYINRDELCPGEDKTLYNEIYKKLIDLGDFVGIEGELFTTQVGEKTVRVQGLQLLSKSLRPLPLPKTDAEGNTFDAFTDPELRYRMRYVDLVVNPINKDIFIKRTKLFNAMRQFFNEAGYMEVETPVLQSIPGGASARPFITHHNALDIPLYLRIANELYLKRLIVGGFDGVYEFSKNFRNEGMDRTHNPEFTAMEIYVAYKDYNWMMEFTERLLEFCAIAVNGTTKATFGEHEIDFKAPYKRITMADSIKEFTGFDITGKSEDEIRQAALGMGIPVDETMGKGKLIDEIFGEKCEGNYIQPTYITDYPKEMSPLTKAHRDNPELTERFELMVCGKEIANAYSELNDPIDQRERFEAQMALADRGDDEAMFIDQDFLRALEYGMPPTSGLGIGMDRLIMFLTNNPSIQEVLFFPQMRPEKAAPSVELSDEEKIIIQILENNDNKVELGSLKEQAALSGKKWDKAMKGLASHNLTKVETEGDTKYVVYQH from the coding sequence ATGCAACTTTCAGAACAAGAAATCATCAGAAGAGAAAAGCTGAGCAAGTTACAAGAGCTTGGTGTGAATCCCTATCCTGCTAATCTATTTCCAGTAGACCATACATCGAAGGAGATAAAGAACGATTTTGAAGAAGGTAAGAAGGTTATCGTGGCTGGTAGATTAATGTCTTCAAGAATTCAAGGAAAAGCTTCTTTTGCAACTATTCAAGATAGCGAAGGAAAGATTCAGTTATATATCAATCGTGATGAGTTATGCCCAGGAGAGGACAAAACTCTTTACAATGAGATTTACAAAAAACTTATTGACTTAGGTGACTTCGTTGGTATCGAAGGAGAGTTATTCACTACACAAGTAGGAGAAAAAACAGTACGTGTACAAGGATTACAACTATTAAGTAAATCTTTACGTCCACTTCCATTACCAAAAACGGATGCAGAAGGAAATACATTTGACGCTTTTACAGATCCAGAATTGCGTTACAGAATGCGTTATGTTGATTTAGTGGTAAACCCTATAAATAAAGATATCTTCATTAAGCGTACGAAGTTATTCAACGCTATGCGTCAGTTCTTCAACGAAGCTGGTTATATGGAAGTAGAAACTCCTGTATTACAGTCTATCCCTGGTGGAGCTTCTGCTCGTCCATTCATCACTCACCACAATGCATTAGATATTCCTCTATACTTGAGAATCGCTAATGAATTGTACTTAAAACGTTTAATCGTTGGTGGTTTTGATGGTGTGTATGAGTTCTCTAAAAACTTCCGTAACGAAGGAATGGACAGAACACACAATCCTGAGTTTACAGCTATGGAGATTTATGTAGCTTATAAAGACTACAACTGGATGATGGAGTTTACAGAGCGTTTATTAGAATTCTGTGCTATCGCTGTTAATGGAACTACTAAAGCTACTTTCGGAGAACACGAAATCGACTTTAAAGCTCCTTACAAACGTATCACGATGGCTGACTCTATTAAAGAGTTTACAGGATTTGATATCACTGGTAAATCAGAAGATGAGATTCGTCAAGCTGCTTTAGGCATGGGTATTCCAGTAGATGAAACAATGGGTAAAGGAAAACTTATCGACGAAATCTTTGGAGAGAAATGTGAAGGAAACTATATCCAACCAACATACATTACTGACTATCCAAAAGAAATGTCTCCATTGACAAAAGCTCATAGAGATAATCCAGAATTGACAGAACGTTTTGAGCTAATGGTTTGTGGTAAAGAGATTGCGAATGCTTACTCTGAGCTTAATGACCCTATCGACCAAAGAGAGCGCTTCGAAGCTCAAATGGCTTTAGCTGATCGTGGAGATGATGAAGCGATGTTTATCGACCAAGACTTCTTACGTGCATTAGAGTATGGTATGCCTCCTACATCAGGATTAGGTATCGGTATGGACCGTTTAATTATGTTCTTAACCAATAATCCTTCTATCCAAGAGGTGCTATTCTTCCCTCAAATGAGACCAGAGAAAGCAGCTCCTTCAGTAGAGTTATCAGATGAAGAGAAAATCATTATTCAGATATTAGAAAACAATGACAATAAAGTAGAATTAGGCTCTCTAAAAGAACAAGCTGCTTTAAGTGGTAAGAAATGGGATAAAGCAATGAAAGGACTTGCTTCTCACAATCTTACTAAAGTAGAAACTGAAGGTGACACAAAATATGTAGTGTACCAACACTAA
- a CDS encoding helix-turn-helix domain-containing protein, translated as MSTKIIKSFSINYFTQDQSSFFIKSISALGNAYPLLKDSFRANFYMIVFVYRGNYSIKINGVDYVDYQSSVYFIKPGDIVQMQFNTECTGIFIGFEDSFFSQRYHENILRYFDFFQLDSASQQIVSESVRTKVVLLVDMMLGEYSTDRVYRMKVLRSYLNILLCELQSVDEDDQHFAIEYNKVGYNDRILAFMDLVEVHFKEAKTPSFYAEKLCVTPNYLNKLCKQERGITAGQLVRQRIVVEAKRLLQFSTFNVNEIAQELCFDSTSYFVTFFKKQEGITPDHYRKSFS; from the coding sequence ATGTCTACTAAGATTATAAAATCCTTTTCAATCAATTATTTTACACAGGATCAGTCTTCATTTTTTATTAAGTCAATAAGTGCCTTAGGCAATGCTTATCCTTTATTAAAAGATAGTTTTAGGGCTAACTTCTATATGATTGTCTTTGTGTATAGGGGAAACTATTCTATTAAGATTAATGGGGTTGATTATGTTGATTATCAGTCGAGTGTTTATTTTATTAAGCCAGGTGATATTGTACAGATGCAGTTCAATACTGAATGTACAGGTATATTCATAGGTTTTGAGGATTCTTTCTTTTCTCAACGCTATCATGAGAACATATTGCGTTATTTTGATTTTTTTCAATTAGATAGTGCCTCTCAGCAGATAGTAAGTGAGAGTGTACGTACTAAGGTTGTGTTATTGGTGGATATGATGTTGGGGGAGTATAGTACTGATAGAGTATATCGAATGAAGGTTCTGCGTTCTTATTTAAATATATTGTTATGTGAGTTGCAGAGTGTGGATGAAGATGATCAGCATTTTGCGATAGAGTACAATAAGGTTGGTTATAACGATCGTATTCTTGCTTTTATGGATTTGGTCGAAGTTCACTTTAAAGAGGCTAAAACGCCTTCTTTTTACGCTGAGAAGCTCTGTGTGACTCCTAATTATCTAAATAAACTTTGTAAACAGGAGCGAGGCATTACTGCAGGACAATTAGTTCGTCAACGCATTGTGGTAGAAGCAAAGAGATTGTTGCAGTTTAGTACATTTAATGTCAATGAGATTGCGCAGGAATTGTGCTTTGATAGTACGTCTTACTTTGTTACATTCTTTAAAAAACAAGAAGGGATTACACCAGATCATTATCGCAAGTCATTTTCTTGA
- a CDS encoding sigma-70 family RNA polymerase sigma factor, which translates to MRQLKITKQVTNRETASLDKYLQEIGKVDLITADEEVELAQRIKAGDQRALEKLTKANLRFVVSVAKQYQNQGLTLPDLINEGNLGLIKAAQRFDETRGFKFISYAVWWIRQSILSALAEQSRIVRLPLNKIGSINKINKMYALLEQSNERPPSAEEIAVELDMTVNDVKESMKNSGRHLSMDAPLVEGEDSNLYDVLRSGESPNPDRELIHESLRTEIERALETLTPREADVVRLYFGLGDQHPMTLEEIGETFDLTRERVRQIKEKAIRRLKHTSRSKILKTYLG; encoded by the coding sequence ATGAGACAACTTAAAATTACCAAGCAGGTAACGAATCGTGAGACCGCTTCTCTAGATAAGTACTTGCAAGAAATTGGTAAAGTAGATTTAATTACTGCGGATGAGGAAGTAGAGTTAGCGCAACGAATCAAAGCAGGAGATCAAAGAGCACTAGAGAAATTAACGAAAGCAAACTTACGTTTCGTAGTATCGGTGGCAAAGCAATATCAAAACCAAGGATTGACATTACCCGATTTAATTAATGAAGGAAACTTAGGTCTGATCAAAGCTGCACAGCGTTTTGATGAGACACGAGGATTCAAATTCATTTCTTATGCAGTATGGTGGATTCGTCAGTCGATTTTATCAGCTTTAGCAGAACAATCTCGTATCGTACGTTTACCATTGAATAAGATCGGTTCTATTAATAAAATTAATAAGATGTATGCTTTATTAGAGCAATCTAATGAACGTCCACCTTCAGCAGAAGAAATCGCTGTAGAACTTGATATGACTGTAAATGATGTAAAAGAGAGTATGAAAAACTCTGGTCGTCATTTATCAATGGATGCTCCGTTAGTAGAAGGAGAAGATTCTAACTTATACGATGTATTGCGTTCAGGTGAGTCTCCTAATCCAGATAGAGAGCTTATTCATGAGTCTCTTAGAACAGAAATCGAGAGAGCATTAGAGACTTTGACTCCTAGAGAAGCTGACGTTGTACGTTTATACTTCGGTTTAGGTGATCAACATCCTATGACATTAGAAGAAATAGGAGAAACATTCGATCTTACAAGAGAGCGTGTTAGACAGATTAAAGAGAAAGCTATTCGTAGATTAAAACATACGTCTAGAAGTAAAATCTTAAAAACTTATTTAGGATAA
- a CDS encoding NAD(P)-binding domain-containing protein — MLNLKVGIIGAGPSGLAMLRAFESEQKKGNPIPEIKCYEKQDNWGGMWNYTWRTGVGKYGEPIHGSMYKYLWSNGPKECLEFSDYTFMEHFKQPISSYPPREVLFDYIQGRIKQSNARDFIKFNTVARWVDYLEDKKQFRVIFDDLVKNETFEEYFDYLVVGTGHFSTPNMPYFKGIDSFPGTVMHAHDFRGADQFIDKDILLIGSSYSAEDIGVQCFKHGSKSVTISYRTNPIGAKWPKGIEEKPIVTHFEDNVAHFKDGSKKEYDAVILCTGYQHKFPFLPDNLRLKTKNNLYPDNLYKGVVFNENERLIFLGMQDQYYTFNMFDTQAWFARDYMLGRIALPNKEIRDKDIAKWVELEKTSVTGEEHVDFQTDYIKELIEMTDYPTFDLDRVAEMFKSWLNDKETNILNYRDKVYTSVMTGVTAEEHHTPWMKELDDSLERYLDEVEVDELELSKENYY, encoded by the coding sequence ATGTTAAATTTAAAAGTTGGAATTATTGGTGCTGGTCCGAGTGGATTAGCCATGTTACGTGCGTTCGAGTCAGAACAAAAAAAAGGTAACCCTATTCCAGAGATTAAATGTTATGAAAAACAAGATAATTGGGGAGGAATGTGGAACTATACTTGGCGTACAGGTGTAGGGAAATATGGTGAACCAATACACGGGAGTATGTATAAATACTTATGGTCTAATGGGCCTAAAGAGTGTTTAGAGTTCTCTGATTATACTTTTATGGAGCACTTTAAACAACCTATATCTTCATACCCACCGAGAGAGGTGTTATTCGATTATATCCAAGGGCGTATTAAGCAGAGTAATGCAAGGGATTTTATCAAGTTTAATACTGTGGCTAGATGGGTAGATTACCTAGAAGATAAGAAGCAGTTTAGAGTTATATTCGATGACTTAGTAAAGAATGAAACTTTTGAAGAGTACTTCGATTACTTAGTTGTTGGAACTGGACACTTCTCAACGCCAAATATGCCTTATTTTAAGGGAATAGATAGCTTCCCTGGGACTGTGATGCATGCGCACGATTTTAGAGGCGCAGATCAGTTTATAGATAAAGATATTTTATTGATAGGAAGTAGTTATTCTGCAGAGGATATTGGTGTACAATGTTTTAAACACGGTAGTAAATCAGTTACTATTTCGTATAGAACCAATCCTATTGGGGCTAAATGGCCTAAGGGGATTGAGGAGAAACCTATTGTAACGCACTTCGAGGATAATGTGGCTCACTTTAAAGATGGTTCTAAGAAGGAATATGATGCAGTAATTCTGTGTACGGGGTACCAACATAAGTTTCCGTTCTTACCAGATAATTTAAGGTTAAAGACAAAGAATAATTTATATCCAGATAATCTGTACAAAGGAGTTGTATTCAATGAGAATGAGCGACTAATCTTTTTAGGGATGCAAGATCAGTATTATACGTTCAATATGTTCGATACGCAAGCTTGGTTTGCTAGAGATTATATGTTAGGGCGTATCGCTTTACCTAACAAAGAAATTAGGGATAAGGATATCGCTAAGTGGGTAGAACTAGAAAAAACATCTGTAACAGGAGAGGAGCATGTAGACTTCCAGACTGATTATATCAAAGAATTGATAGAGATGACAGATTATCCTACATTTGATCTAGATAGAGTGGCAGAGATGTTTAAAAGTTGGTTAAATGATAAAGAAACTAATATTCTAAATTATAGAGATAAAGTATATACTTCTGTGATGACAGGTGTCACTGCAGAAGAGCATCATACACCATGGATGAAGGAATTAGATGATAGCTTAGAAAGGTATCTGGATGAAGTAGAGGTAGATGAGTTAGAATTAAGTAAAGAGAATTACTACTAA